The Candidatus Nanosynbacter featherlites DNA window CGCCAAAATGTCCGCTGGGCTATTCTGCCAGACCTGTTTGAGCGCTCGTCCGCGGCCACGCTCCGCTAGGCTAACGACTTGAACCGATTGGTGCTTTTCCGCTAAGTTTTTGGCAATTTCCAGCGTCTTATCCTGACTACCATTGTCCGCGATGGTGATTTGATAGCGATACGGCAGGTGTTTCGCCATATATTCATCAAGTGTCGTGATGCTTTTTTGAAGAATCTTCTCCTCATTGAGTGCCGGGACGACAATGTCAATGAGCGGACGGGCAATCGCCCGAAATGACGGTTGGTTATGAGCGGCGTCCAGGTGCCGCGGCCGAGTCAGTGGTTGGGATATGGTTGCTGCCTTCATAGTCATGCCAGCAACTATATCCAAGGCGTCTGTAATTTTGCTTTAAGAGTATATTAATCCAGTTCTTTTTGCACTTACAGCAGGATTAGTAATATGGACTATCAAATAATGGTTTTGCGTCAGTCCCCTGGAGAGCATGGCGAACTTCATATCTGTGAGTGCGATCAAATACAGTAGCCTTATTGTTTACAAGTATTACGTTTATGTATTCTGGTAACTTATACGACAATAGAGTTATACCCACCATCTCAATCGTCCTTGATACTGCTGTAAATATCTGTTTTGCGCTTTCTTGGTTATTGAAATCTGGAACATTCTTCTTATTTCTAAAATCTCCGTCATGCTCATTTCCATTACGGTTGTCACGCAGATGATCCTGCCAGTTCCGCTTCTGAATATCAATAAATGATTTCAAGTCGCCCACCTCAGGATGTCGCCTAATAAAGCCACTCATTTGCTGTTCATAGTCCTTACCCGCAAATATACATCCTATATCATATCCAAATGATCTAGTAAAATTTACGAGCCTATCCTTATAGGCGCTCCATAGGCAATTATAGAGTGAGTTATAAACTGCAGCTATTTCAGAGCTGGGCCGCGAATTAAAACCACTTTCTACCACCACCTTGTAGTGATTCCTTGCTTCAAGGAGTTTTTCATAGATACGATCCGCGCAGAAATCAGCCTCATCTCTAATCTTGTCATTCTCTATTTTTTCTGCAGCTTTCTTAAATAGAAACCAAATACTCTCTACTTCTGGGTCACTAGGATTCCATTCTGCCCTTAATGAAAAAGTAAACTGTGTTTTATTAACTATCATACGGTTAATTGCCTTGATCAATATCTATTCTTTTCCGTTATTCTCACTTTAGTTTAAGCAATCTCTCTACAAGCATAAAAACAGTAGTGGAGGGGTCGGCATTGGCAGGGTCATTCTTATCGCTCAATCTATATAGCTTCTTCGCATTTCGGATCGCAACACCTATCTTATCTTCAAGTTTGTCATACATTGACTGATCGTTCTTTTTATAGGCACCCATGATCTCTCTCAGCTTAACGATGTAATCAGAGCGTAATATTTGAGTGTCACAGTAATTAAAATGTAACAAATACCAAAGTTCAAATGCATCATTAGAATATGCAACCCGCACTCCATTAGTTTTTGCTTTTTCAATCGCAGAGTTGAATAAAGCAACGTCACTAGGGTTTGCTCTATTCTTATCCCTGTCAAATACACACCAAACCTCTTCGTAATCGCCATCTTCTTCCATCAAGGCTAGTGCCCTATCGACTACGCTAGTATGTACCGCCCCTGCTGGCTCTATAACTACATTCATGGTTCTAACCTTAAATCCCTTAAAATAGTTTGGCTCCGTCTTTGTCCCCTCACAAACGATAAGAATTCGCGGTTTAACCTCACGGTTTGCTGATTTTCTAGAAAGTCGACTCCTACCCCTAGAGCGCTCCCATGCTTTTGCCCTCCTACTCATTATGTTAATCTATAAACTATTAAAATCCCCTATATATGGTATTGCGCCATATCTACCATTTATATAATCTTTCTGAAATGAGGCATCTTTTCGAGGCTTATATTCCAACAATGAATATAAATGAGAGGAACCATACTTATCCTTTTCTGTGAACCAGATCTGGTCTCTTCTAAAATGGTTTCCTCGTAGAAGATTAGTGTCGTGGGTTGTAAATATTAACTGTGCATTCTTTTTATTACTCGTCTTTGAATTGAAAAGTTTTACAATCTCTTTCGTTACGAGTGGATGAAGTTTTGACTCAAGTTCATCTACGACGATTGTTTTGCCAGTTTCAAGCGACTGAGCCAAACTTCCTGCTAAGGCAAATAATTTTTTAGTACCATCAGACTCTTGCCGCCGAAGATCAAACTCTTCAATACCCGACTCTTTACCGTTTTCATAAGCCTTACGACGAGTGATAATTCGGGGTGGCGCTTTTCCCCCACCTTCTTTTTCAAGGAGTGCATTTACACTCTCAATAAAAGCCCTCACTTGGTCAGATATCTCCAAATCAGCAGGTATCGCAATGGGCACGAAATCTCGCTCCTCGATAGCGATATCTTCAATTTGAACATCAAATCTATGAAGGATATCAAGGACCTGTTTCTTTCTCTTTTTACCGCTCTTGCCTTCTTCTAAGAGCATATCAGCAGTATTACTCAAATTAGAGTCTAACCCGCTCATAACAGACATATCCTCAAACCACTCCATGATAGATTGAGTAATGCTTGCACCATTAAGCTGAGCTACAAATGATAAAAATAGTTTATCCTCTTTGATGCTATCGCTTAATCTTCTCCCCTCTCTAAATGAACGGCCAATAGTTATGTTTTGTTTTTCTCGAGTAAAAAGGGATGCTTCTCTGGTCGTCGGAACATAAAACAACCATTCTGACAAGATACTCTTTCTGTCAATCTCAAAGCCATATCTATATCTTATATTATCCTTCATAAAAATTATTTCAAAGAAGCTTGGCTCATCTTTCATAGTTCTATCAAGCTTATAAGCACAATTGCGTATTGGAGATTCCCCTAATACAAGATTTCGCATAAAACCAATTGCTCGAACAAAATTTGTCTTGCCGCTACCATTGGCACCATAAACGGCCGCACTCTTAAGAACGCGCCTATTGTTAACTGGAAAAGTATTATCGTCTTCATGTGTCTTATCATTTGAAGCAAGCATACTAAATTCGGCCATTTCTTTAAATGATAGGCAGTTTGCAGTTCTAAATTCTATGAGCATAAATTTCTCCTTACCTGAAATTATACCAAAATATACACTAAAATGCAATAATTTGAGATTATTTCACAAATATACTGTTTTAAATCAATTTATAAGTCTTAATTCGTTATTTAAGCTTTTTTACAGCCCCACCCACTATACTCACCGACATGAATATTCGCAAACAACTCACCACCTTTGCCACCATCGGTGTTCTCAATACCGCCATTGACATCACAATATACACCCTATTGATATGGCTCACCGTGCCGCTACTATTGGCCGTCATCATGTCAACCACCATAGGGATGATCTGCAGCTATTTTCTAAATAAGCGCTTCACCTTCAAAACCGACCGCCAGCCAATTGTCCAGTTTATCGGTATCACCCTCACTGGCCTGTGGGTTTTACAACCAACTGCCATATGGCTACTTATCCAACTGTTCGGAATAACCAGCACTTTTGGTTTGAGCATAGCAAAATTAGCCGCCACTAGCATCAGTCTGGTGTGGAATTTTGTATGGTACCGAATCGTATTTCGAGGAACAAAGAAAAAACACCTCCGTAGACGTGTCTTTTCTTGGCTCCGGCAGCTGGGCTCGAACCAGCGACCTATTGGTTAACAGCCAACCGCTCTACCACTGAGCTATGCCGGAATACCGTATTGCCATTGTACCGTATCATGACATTATTGTAAAGAACTGAATTATGGTTATATTAGGCACCTTTGACAATATCCAAAGCTTTTCTCAGGATGGCAGCTTCCTCATGAGCCGCCTCATCCGCCGCGGCCTCACGTTTTTTGGCTTCTTGCTCCAGATGATACCACCATGGCTTGGTCGCGCCAGTAGTATCAACCTCGTGATTGATACCAAGCTCCAGTGACCTGGCTTTACCCTCTCGTTTAATCAAGGCTCCCTGTGCCACCAAACCGTCAATGTGCTTGGCTACTGTTGAGACTGATTTATAGCCCAAAGCCTGCATTATCTCTCGAAACGTTGGGCTATATCCCTGTCCGCTGATGAATCCTTCAATAAAATCTAGTAGTTGTTTTTGCTTTTTTGTTAGTTTCATATATGTTCTATTCCTTGCTATACTTATAATACAACCAAACAGGAGGATAATAAAGATGAAGATTTTGTTGACTGGTGGTGCAGGTTATATCGGTTCTCATACCGCCATTGAGCTGATTCACAGCGGACACGAGGTGATTATTATGGATGATCTGTCGAACAGCTCAGCGGAAGTGATACGACGCATTGAGCACATCACCAAAACGACCGTTCCGTTTGTAGAGGCAGATGTGCGTGACAAAGCGGCGCTAGAAGAGGTATTTGCTAACCAACAGATTGATGCCGTCATTCATTTTGCCGGATTTAAAGCTGTTGGTGAGTCAGTCGCCAAACCCCTGGAGTATTATGACAATAATCTCATCTCAAGTCTGGTTCTTTTGGAAACCATGAAAAAACATCATGTTAACAAAATTGTTTTCTCCAGTTCAGCCACTGTCTATGGCAATCCAGAGTCTCTGCCACTGACAGAAGAATCACCAACTGGCCGAGGAATTACCAATCCATATGGCCAGACTAAGTTCATGATTGAGCAGATTTTACAAGATGCCGCGGTCGCCAACCCAGAGTTGGAGGTTTCTATTTTGCGCTATTTCAACCCCATCGGCGCGCACGCATCAGGAACCATTGGTGAAGATCCAAACGGCATCCCAAACAACCTACTACCATACGTTGCGCAAGTGGCAGTTGGTAAACTGAATGAAGTTGGTGTGTTCGGTGATGACTATGACACACCTGATGGTACCGGTGTGCGTGACTATATCCACGTAGTCGATTTGGCGCGTGGTCACGTAGCAGCGCTGGAGCACATGAAGTCAGGCGTGAATATCTATAACCTTGGTACAGGACATGGTACCTCTGTTCTGGAGATCATTAAAGCCTTCTCTCAAGCCTCTGGCCACGACATTCCTTATGTCATCAAGACTCGTCGCCCTGGTGATTTGGCAGCTTGCTACGCCAATTGCGATAAAGCCCAACGAGAGCTCAACTGGAAAGCTGAATTATCTGTTGAGCAAGCCTGCCAAGACACCTGGAACTGGCAAAGTAATAATCCAAACGGCTACCACTCATAAGACGCTTTGCGCACTGAACCAAAACCAGCGGCTACTACCGCTGGTTTTCTGTACCGAGGACGATGACAATGTCAGCGTTATACTTACTGATGGTTGGCGGGATGGTAGTTACAACATTAGTGCCATAGGTTTGCTTCAATTTTTCAATGGTCTTTGGTTTCGTACCGTTACTTAGGTCGTAGATAGTGTGTTTAGCTTGGACGCCGCCCGGATAGTTGCCAACCTGGACCACATTTAACTCTTGTTTAGTTAATTTCGTCTGTTCGGCGGCCGCCACCCCGGCGATACCAGATCCATTCAATATCACCAGTCTCGCTTCCTCGTTCATCTCAGCTGTTGGGCTGATGCGTTTTTTAACATAATTTTTAATGGCCGTGTAGTTATAGGTTCCAGCAGTCGGCACCACCACACTGGCGCCTGCGATATTGGAGGTTGTCAGTAGCTGTACCTTATTTTTCTCGTCAACCAGTGGTATTGAGACAATCTTTTCGGCATTAAACTCCTTCAAAATTTCAACGATGGTCTGCATCTCTTTGGTTTCAAAGTTGGTGTTAATGTTATTACCCAATGCATCGATAATCCCCATCATGACGTTGAAATCTGCTTTGTTGGATGTTTTGGCTTTCTCGACGATGGCTTTGATAATTTTTTGCTGGTTACGCTCACGGTCAAAGTTACCGCCACTCAATCCAATTCCTCCAGCACTACCACGGGCACGGCTAAATGCCAAGGCTTGCTCACCATTCATGTGAACTGTCTCACCGTTACGGTAGCGGATTTTTGTAGCCACGTCGTACACCATTGATGAGCCGTCGTAGGCCTCAACCTTCACGTCGATTCCACCAAGTGCATTAACCACCTCAGTAAGCACGCGCCAGTTAGCGTGCACTTTGTAGTGGATTTCCATACCCAATACCTCTTGAGCAGCTTTGGCGATCTCTGCCTGTCCAGCCTGTTCACTAGCAGCTTGGTCCTTGCCGCTGTCTTTGGCGTCTTGTTTACCACAGC harbors:
- the galE gene encoding UDP-glucose 4-epimerase GalE, whose amino-acid sequence is MKILLTGGAGYIGSHTAIELIHSGHEVIIMDDLSNSSAEVIRRIEHITKTTVPFVEADVRDKAALEEVFANQQIDAVIHFAGFKAVGESVAKPLEYYDNNLISSLVLLETMKKHHVNKIVFSSSATVYGNPESLPLTEESPTGRGITNPYGQTKFMIEQILQDAAVANPELEVSILRYFNPIGAHASGTIGEDPNGIPNNLLPYVAQVAVGKLNEVGVFGDDYDTPDGTGVRDYIHVVDLARGHVAALEHMKSGVNIYNLGTGHGTSVLEIIKAFSQASGHDIPYVIKTRRPGDLAACYANCDKAQRELNWKAELSVEQACQDTWNWQSNNPNGYHS
- a CDS encoding LexA family protein encodes the protein MKLTKKQKQLLDFIEGFISGQGYSPTFREIMQALGYKSVSTVAKHIDGLVAQGALIKREGKARSLELGINHEVDTTGATKPWWYHLEQEAKKREAAADEAAHEEAAILRKALDIVKGA
- a CDS encoding RloB family protein; the protein is MSRRAKAWERSRGRSRLSRKSANREVKPRILIVCEGTKTEPNYFKGFKVRTMNVVIEPAGAVHTSVVDRALALMEEDGDYEEVWCVFDRDKNRANPSDVALFNSAIEKAKTNGVRVAYSNDAFELWYLLHFNYCDTQILRSDYIVKLREIMGAYKKNDQSMYDKLEDKIGVAIRNAKKLYRLSDKNDPANADPSTTVFMLVERLLKLK
- a CDS encoding AAA family ATPase; this encodes MAEFSMLASNDKTHEDDNTFPVNNRRVLKSAAVYGANGSGKTNFVRAIGFMRNLVLGESPIRNCAYKLDRTMKDEPSFFEIIFMKDNIRYRYGFEIDRKSILSEWLFYVPTTREASLFTREKQNITIGRSFREGRRLSDSIKEDKLFLSFVAQLNGASITQSIMEWFEDMSVMSGLDSNLSNTADMLLEEGKSGKKRKKQVLDILHRFDVQIEDIAIEERDFVPIAIPADLEISDQVRAFIESVNALLEKEGGGKAPPRIITRRKAYENGKESGIEEFDLRRQESDGTKKLFALAGSLAQSLETGKTIVVDELESKLHPLVTKEIVKLFNSKTSNKKNAQLIFTTHDTNLLRGNHFRRDQIWFTEKDKYGSSHLYSLLEYKPRKDASFQKDYINGRYGAIPYIGDFNSL
- a CDS encoding LCP family protein, which codes for MKKPNISVDGFIPAGRRPERVGNKPGINAPRRVGRPVAIDGMQPRHTPVAPQNFQQPQQLQRPFPEDNDIQASLREIDNQPQRPVRPEPDKKEQKRLKAEKKLEKLNKKREKKNKKPLSFEQFKKRRLIKRIILIILIPLLIFLGFQAWRLYNNLSRVVGGDILGLFTKTRLKQDDNGRTNVLIFGTSPDGWEGADLADSIMVLSYHQDNKDAYTVSLPRDLYVKHTCQSWLKTTAGKLNESYGCGKQDAKDSGKDQAASEQAGQAEIAKAAQEVLGMEIHYKVHANWRVLTEVVNALGGIDVKVEAYDGSSMVYDVATKIRYRNGETVHMNGEQALAFSRARGSAGGIGLSGGNFDRERNQQKIIKAIVEKAKTSNKADFNVMMGIIDALGNNINTNFETKEMQTIVEILKEFNAEKIVSIPLVDEKNKVQLLTTSNIAGASVVVPTAGTYNYTAIKNYVKKRISPTAEMNEEARLVILNGSGIAGVAAAEQTKLTKQELNVVQVGNYPGGVQAKHTIYDLSNGTKPKTIEKLKQTYGTNVVTTIPPTISKYNADIVIVLGTENQR
- a CDS encoding GtrA family protein, giving the protein MNIRKQLTTFATIGVLNTAIDITIYTLLIWLTVPLLLAVIMSTTIGMICSYFLNKRFTFKTDRQPIVQFIGITLTGLWVLQPTAIWLLIQLFGITSTFGLSIAKLAATSISLVWNFVWYRIVFRGTKKKHLRRRVFSWLRQLGSNQRPIG